Sequence from the Deinococcus sedimenti genome:
GCCGAGCAGGGCCCGGCCACGGCCGTCGTGCCGGATGCGGTGCTTGCGGGTGTACCCACTGCTCAGGCCGTCCTGGCCGCCCGGCGCGTACAGGATCAGGGCGAGGACCGGTTCGTGCAGGGCGGGGGCAGCGCGCTGGGTGCGCTCGGTGGAGATGGTGATCGTGGCGGTCATGCGTTCGGCGTGGCCCCCGGGAGGGGGCCAGACCTGACTCGGGCCGCAATCAAGCTACGTGTTCGCCGGTCAGACTCGACGCCCGAGTGCGTTTTCTTTCTTTCGATCAGTAGAGTATCTGCACTCGCTACAATGACACCATCGTCCGGCACGGGGCGCGTTCAGCGTTCCTGAGCTGTGACCAGATCCACGACCTGCTGCACCGTCACGACCTTTACCCGGATGGCAGCGCAACCTCACCTTCGAACTCCTGCCCCGCACGAATCGTTAGTCGCATCCCACACACACCACCAGCGCCGCGTGAGGGACGAACCGGCGAGCGCGTCGGCCTGAGGACGAACCTGATCACTGCAGGCCATCTCACCGAGCAGAGGCCCTTCGCAGTGCGGCGAAAGGATAACTCACACGACCTGACAGTGACCATGAGTGGTCCCCTGCTGCCTAATCCGGAGGCGTCCGGGATACCCTATCCAGAACCGGCTGCTGCTCGCGCAGGGTGCCGGGCGCGTCCGGGTGCCAGGGGAAGCGGCCCTGCGCGTCCGCCCACACGCACTGCAGGGCCGGGAACACCTGGTCCCCGTAGAGCCACAGGGCGTACTCCAAGTAATCCCGGTAGGCCGGCTCGGGCACCGCGACGAACTGACAGAGGAGCCCGTCGAGCACGCCCGGGGTGACGTCCCCATCACGCCAGCGCCGCTGTCCCCCATGGATGGCCTGGCACGCCGCACTGAGGGTCCGCTCCATGACGTCCAGAGGCTGGCCGACCATGATGAGCTCCGGGTGCTGGTCATTGGCCCACAGGCCGACCGTGAACGCGAACCCGGGACCTTCCGGGTCTTCGGGGATGGTCAGGACGGTCCACCCCTGCTGCTGGATGAGGTGAAGGACCCTGGAGTCGAATTCGGTCTCTGGCGCGGACAGGGCTGGCATCATGACGGGTCTCCTGTGCGGGGCGTGACTGTTTGTTAATTCAGTCTACGGCTCGGCGCTGGCCCGTCACCCTGCCATTTGGGGGCAGGGCCGGGGGGAGCGGAGGAGCGGGTAGTAACCACATTTGCCCGAAAACACCCGTTAAACGGTTTGCTGTGTTCCACGAGGTGTTGGGCTGGTGCGGGAGCGTGAGGTTGGCGCCTCGCCCGCTCATGGTTGGCACCGCGAATTGACAATGGAACCTGGGGCAGCCCTTGGGCTGCCCCAGCCAAGCCCCTCGTAGGAGGGCAGCTTGACAGGCCCTTGAAGGGCCTATCTCAGGTGTGGATCACCTCCGTCAGTGCGGAAGTCGGTCTTTGAGGACCCCATACAGGTAGGTTCCCAGCAAGGCGAACGCCAGGACGATCAGGATGGGCCACACGCCCGACCCCAGCAGCACGAAGATCGGTCCTGGACACACCCCAGCCAGGCCCCAACCCGTGCCGAACGTCAGGCCGCCCAGCACGTACCGCCGCCAGCCCTTCTCCTTGGGCGTCACGGTGATGGTCTGGCCGTCGCGGCTGTTCAGGCCACTGCGGCGCAGCAGCTGCGTGGTCACCAGTCCGGTCAGGACGGCTGAGCCAATCAGTCCGAACATGTGGAAAGACTCGAAGCGGAACATCTCCTGGATGCGGTACCAGCTCGCGGCCTCCGATTTGACGAGGACCACGCCGAAATACAGCCCGGCGAGCAGGTACACCAGCAGGCCGGCCGCCGCGCGGACCCGGGGGGCGGACC
This genomic interval carries:
- a CDS encoding DUF4262 domain-containing protein — encoded protein: MMPALSAPETEFDSRVLHLIQQQGWTVLTIPEDPEGPGFAFTVGLWANDQHPELIMVGQPLDVMERTLSAACQAIHGGQRRWRDGDVTPGVLDGLLCQFVAVPEPAYRDYLEYALWLYGDQVFPALQCVWADAQGRFPWHPDAPGTLREQQPVLDRVSRTPPD
- a CDS encoding YeeE/YedE family protein — encoded protein: MTRTPSIPGVHAGSAPRVRAAAGLLVYLLAGLYFGVVLVKSEAASWYRIQEMFRFESFHMFGLIGSAVLTGLVTTQLLRRSGLNSRDGQTITVTPKEKGWRRYVLGGLTFGTGWGLAGVCPGPIFVLLGSGVWPILIVLAFALLGTYLYGVLKDRLPH